CGGCGGCGCTGCCACCGGCTCGCCGCAGAGGTCTCTGACCGGTCCCGGGACATCCGGGACAACAGACACGGCGCTGCCCCGGACCGGTGACAGGTCCGGGGCAGCGCCGTCGTCGAACGTCGTCGTACGCCTTCGTCGTTACGTCACTTCTTGCGGCCGCGCTTCTCGCGCACCCGCACCGAGATGTGGATCGGAGTGCCCTCGAAGCCGAACTCCTCGCGCAGGCGGCGCTCGACGAAGCGCCGGTAGCCGTGCTCCAGGAAGCCGGAGGCGAAGAGCACGAACCGCGGCGGCTTGATGCCGGCCTGCGTACCGAAGAGGATGCGGGGCTGCTTGCCGCCGCGGATCGGGTGCGGGTGGGAGGCGACGATCTCGCCGAGGAAGGCGTTCAGCCGGCCGGTCGGGATCCGCGTCTCCCAGCCCGCGAGTGCCGTCTCGATCGCCGGGACGAGCTTCTCCATGTGGCGGCCGGTACGGGCGGAGACATTGACCCGCGGCGCCCACGCGATCTGAGCGAGCTCGGTCTCGATCTCGCGCTCCAGGTAGTAGCGGCGCTCCTCGTCGAGGGTGTCCCACTTGTTGAACGCGACGACCATGGCACGGCCCGCCTCGACGGCCATCGTGATGATCCGCTGGTCCTGGACGCTGATGGACTCGCTCGCGTCGATCAGGATGACCGCGACCTCGGCCTTCTCGACGGCGGCGGCGGTACGCAGCGAGGCGTAGTAGTCCGCGCCCTCCTGGAGGTGGACGCGGCGGCGGATGCCGGCCGTGTCGATGAACTTCCAGGTGACACCGCCGAGTTCGATCAGCTCGTCGACGGGGTCGCGGGTGGTGCCGGCGATCTCGTTGACGACGACCCGGTCCTCGTTCGCCACCTTGTTGAGCAGCGAGGACTTGCCGACGTTCGGGCGGCCGATCAGGGCGATACGGCGCGGGCCGCCGATGGCTGTGCCGAAGGTCTGGGCCGGGGCCTCGGGCAGCGCCTCCAGGACGGCGTCGAGCATGTCGCCCGTACCGCGGCCGTGCAGCGAGGAGACGGGGTGCGGCTGGCCGAGGCCGAGCGACCACAGGGCAGTGGCGTCCGCCTCACCGCTGGGTCCGTCGACCTTGTTGGCGCAGAGCACGACGGGCTTGCCGGCCCGGCGCAGCAGCTTGACGACGGCCTCGTCGGTGTCGGTGGCGCCGACGGTGGAGTCCACGACGAAGACGACCGCGTCGGCGGCCTCGATCGCGTACTCGGCCTGGGCGGCGACGGAGGCGTCGATGCCCAGCACGTCCTGCTCCCAGCCGCCGGTGTCGACGACCTTGAAGCGGCGGCCGGCCCACTCGGCCTCGTAGGTGACGCGGTCGCGGGTGACGCCGGGCTTGTCCTCGACGACGGCCTCACGGCGGCCGATGATGCGGTTCACCAGGGTCGACTTGCCGACATTGGGGCGGCCGACGACGGCGAGGACGGGCAGCGGGCCGTGACCGGCCTCACCGATCGCGTTCTCGATCTCCTCGGCGTCGAAGCCCTCTACCGATGCGAGCTCCATGAACTCCGCGTACTCGGCGTCGCCAAGCTCGCCGTGCTCGTCGCCGGAGTGGATCTGGTCGTTCATGAAGTCTCGTACCTCGTTCGTTGCATCATCGATGGACCGCGATCCGCGGCCCACTACTCAAGTCTCTCCTAGCGCCCGGTCAGGCGCTTGGCGTTCTCCAGGTGGGCGGTGAGCCGCTCCTGGATTCGTACGGTGGCGTCGTCCAGCGCCGTGCGCGTGCGCCGGCCACTGCCGTCGCCCGCCTCGAAGGCGTCACCGAAGACGACGTCGACCTTGCTGCGCAGCGGCGGCATGGCCCGTATCAACCGTCCGCGGCGCTCGGTGCTTCCCAGCACCGCGGCCGGGACGATCGGGGCTCCGCTGCGTACCGCGAAGTACGCGAGACCGGCCCGGAGCGAGGCGAAGTCGCCCTCGCCCCTGGTGCCCTCGGGGAAGATCCCGAGAACTCCGCCGGCCTCCAGCACGCCGAGCGCGTTGGTGATGGCGGCGCGGTCGGCGGTCGTACGGTCCACCTTCACCTGACCCATTCCCAGCAGGAACGGGTCGAGGAGGCCGACGAACGCCTCCTTCTTGATCAGGAAGTGCACGGGACGGGGCGCGGTGCCCATCAGCATCGGCCCGTCGATCATGTGCGAGTGGTTCACGGCGAGGATCACGGGGCCTGCCGCCGGAACCCGCCAGGCGCCGAGCACCCGCGGCTTCCACAGCCCGTACATGAGCCCGATGCCGATCCTCCGCCCGACCGCCGCGCCCTTCTCAGAGGGTACGGTCACCGCGCGGCCCGCTTCTCCGCATTATCGGTCGCGCTCCGCTTCTCCTCGACCAGACTGACCACGCACTCGATGACCTGCTGCAGGGTCAGGGCGGTGGTGTCCACCTCGACCGCGTCGTCCGCCTTGGCGAGCGGCGAGGTCTTACGGCTGGAGTCGGCCGCGTCCCGCTTGATCAGGGCTTCCCTGGTGGCCGCGACGTCGGCGCCCTTGATCTCGCCGGAGCGGCGGGCGGCACGGGCCTCGGGCGAAGCGGTCAGGAAGATCTTCAGATCGGCGTCCGGGAGGACGGTGGTGCCGATGTCGCGCCCCTCGACGACGATGCCCTTCTCGGCGGCCGCGGCGATCGAACGCTGCAGCTCGGTGATCAGGGCGCGCACCTCGGGGACGGCACTGACGGCGCTCACCTTGGAGGTGACGGCCTGGGTACGGATGGCGGCGGAGGTGTCCTCGCCGTCGACCGTGATGGTGGGTTCGGCCGGGTCGGTGCCGGAGACGATGACGGGCTTGCCCGCGGCGGTCGCGATCGCCGCGGCGTCCTGGGTGTCGACGCCGTTGCTGATCATCCACCAGGTGATCGCCCGGTACTGGGCACCGGTGTCCAGATAGCTCAGCCCCAGCGCGGCGGCGACGGCCTTGGAGGTGCTCGACTTGCCCGTGCCGGAGGGTCCATCGATGGCGACGATCACGGATTCCACGGTGTCGGACACCTTCCTGGTCTGTGGAGGGGGCCGGCGGAAGTGCGGATGGCCCTGCCCAAGGTTACCGAGGATTCGGCGCGTCCCGTGCCGCGCTCCCGCCAGGGCCCGCCAGGGCCTAGAGGCGGAGCGACCAGCCGCGCTCCCGGAGCGAAGCGCTGAGCACCGTCGCCGCCGTCGGTTCCACCATCAGCTGGACCAGGCCCGCCTGCTGGCCCGTCGCGTGCTCGATGCGGACGTCCTCGATGTTCACGCCCGCCCGGCCCGCGTCCGCGAAGATCCGGGCCAGTTCGCCCGGCTGGTCGCTGATCAGGACCGCCACGATCTCGTACGTCGTCGGCGCCGCGCCGTGCTTGCCGGGGACGCGGGTGCGGCCCGCGTTGCCGCGCCGCAGGACGTCCTCGATGCCCTCCGCGCCGTCCTGGCGCTTGGACTCGTCCGAGGACTGCAGGGCGCGCAGCGCCTGGACCGTCTCGTCCAGGTCGGCCGCGACCCCGGCCAGGACGTCCGCCACCGGGCCCGGGTTCGCGGAGAGGATCTCGACCCACATCCGGGGGTCGGACGCCGCGATCCGGGTGACATCACGGATGCCCTGGCCACAGAGCCGTACCGCCGTCTCGTCCGCCTCCTCCAGCCGGGCCGCGACCATCGAGGAGATCAGCTGCGGGGTGTGGGAGACGAGCGCGACCGCCCGGTCGTGGGCGTCGGCGTCCATGACCACCGGCACGGCCCTGCAGAACGAGATCAGTTCCAGGGCCAGGTTCAGGACCTCGGTATCGGTGTCACGCGTGGGCGTCAGCACCCATGGGCGGCCCTCGAACAGGTCGGCCGTGCCCGCCAGCGGACCCGAGCGCTCCTTGCCCGCCATCGGATGTGAACCGATGTACGGGCTCAGGTCCAGGCCCAGCGCCTCCAGCTCACGCCGCGGACCGCCCTTGACGCTCGCCACGTCGAGGTAGCCGCGCGCGATCCCGGCGCGCATCGCCTCGGCGAGCGCGGTCGCGACGTACGCCGGCGGTACGGCGACGATCGCCAGGTCGACCCGTCCCTCCGGCGGCTCGTCCGTCCCCGCGCCGAGTGCGGCCGCGGTACGGGCCCGCTCCGGATCGTGGTCGACGAGGTGGACGGCGACGCCGCGGCCCGCCAGGGCGAGGGCCGCGGACGTACCGATCAGGCCGGTTCCGATGACGACGGCGGTTCTCACTGGGCGATGTCCTTGCGCAGGGCAGCCGCGGCACCGAGGTACACATGCGCGATCTTTGACTTGGGCAGCTCGGACTCCACGTGCGCCAGAATCCGGACGACTCGCGGCATCGCGCCCACGATGTCCAGCTCCTGAGCGCAGATCAGCGGTACGTCGACGATGCCGAGCCTGCGCGCGGCCGCCGCCGGGAAGTCGCTGCGCAGATCGGGCGTCGCCGTGAACCAGACGCTGATCAGATCGTCCGCGCCGAGCCCGTTCCGCTCCAGGATGGCGGTGAGCAGCTCACTGACCTGCTCGTCCATGTGTCCGGCCTCGTCCCGTTCCAGCTGGACGGCTCCACGGACCGCTCGTACCGCCACGTCGTGCTCCTTACCTGTGCGAGTGCTCCATTCAGCGTAGTCAGGCCCCGGGGCACACGGCCGCGGCGACCGCCCTCCGAGACGAGAGCGCCGGAGCGGGCGGCCGCCGCGGGCACGCGCGTAGCGGGAGGGCCCGGGCTCCGCAGGGACACGGCCCGAGCGCCCGAACACGGTCAATGTCGCCCCCATCGGACCCGATCGCCACTTGGGCGACCCCGCGCTCGACCGCCCTGCGCTACAACTGACGGCATGCTCTTTCATGTCGTGCCCGTGGACGAGTGGACGGCTGACGTGGAGCGGCCGTACACCCCGGCCTCACTGACCACCGAGGGCTTCGTGCACTGTTCGCCGGACGAACCGACCGCGCTCGCCATCGCCGACGGCCCCTACCGGGACGCGCCCGACCTGCTGGTCCTCCTGATCGACGAGAGACGGCTCGGCGCCGAGGTCCGCTGGGAGGGGTCCGAGGACATGCTCTTCCCGCATGTGTACGGTCCGATCGAGCGAGCCGCCGTCACGACCGTGATGGCGGTGCGGCGGGATGCCGACGGACGCGCGCGTGAGCTCACCCCCTGGGCCTGAACCCCCGAAACCCTGGACGCGACGCCCCCGGTGCAGTTGCATTGGGTGTCCGCGCATGCCCCACCGCAGGGGGAGGCCGCCCCGTGAAGCGTTCAGGACCACTGCTCACGCTGCTGGCGGGGCTGCTGCTGGGGCTGTTCATGCTGTCGCTCAACGCCACGACGGGGACGCGCGCCACGGCCTCGTCCGGCGGCACCATCGCGCCGCCTTCCCCCACCGCACCTTCCCCGAGCGCGCCGGCTCCGTCCACGCCCGCGCCGAGCACGCCCGCGCCAGGCACATCGGCGTCCGCGACCGCGGCCCCGCGGCCCGACGCCGAGTACGCGGGCCGTACGGCGGACGACACCGCCGCCGTCTCCGTCTCCGTACGCGGCAGCAAGGCGATCGGCTACTTCTGCGACGGCCGGGACCAGGAGTCCTGGCTGCGCGGCGAGGTCGGGGACGACGGCAGCATGCGGCTCACCGGCGACGACGGCGCCAGGCTGGAAGGCGTCCTGCGCGCCGGGAAGCTCGACGGAACGGTCGAAATCCAGGACAGGACCCGGCAGTTCACGGCGGCCAAGGCGGTCAGGCCATCAGGCCTGTACCGCGCCACCGCCGAAGTCCGCGGCGCGAAGCTCGACGGCGGCTGGATCGTCCTGCCGGACGGCCGCCAGGTCGGCATCCTCAAGCGCGACGGCGAGCCCGCCGCCGCACCCCGGATCGACCCCGCATCCGGCGCCGTCACGGTCGACGGCACCCGGCTCACCGCCCGCCCCGTCGTCCCCTGAGGTGCGTCATGAGCTTCGGTCCTCCCATCGACCCCAACGCCCGCACCGCCTCGTTCCCCGCGAGCCCGGGCAACCACGCCCGCCCGAGCGCCGCCCGCTACCTCGTACCCGCCCTGGTAGCCGCCGCGGTCGCGGTCGGACTCGGGGCGTA
The Streptomyces lunaelactis genome window above contains:
- the der gene encoding ribosome biogenesis GTPase Der; the encoded protein is MNDQIHSGDEHGELGDAEYAEFMELASVEGFDAEEIENAIGEAGHGPLPVLAVVGRPNVGKSTLVNRIIGRREAVVEDKPGVTRDRVTYEAEWAGRRFKVVDTGGWEQDVLGIDASVAAQAEYAIEAADAVVFVVDSTVGATDTDEAVVKLLRRAGKPVVLCANKVDGPSGEADATALWSLGLGQPHPVSSLHGRGTGDMLDAVLEALPEAPAQTFGTAIGGPRRIALIGRPNVGKSSLLNKVANEDRVVVNEIAGTTRDPVDELIELGGVTWKFIDTAGIRRRVHLQEGADYYASLRTAAAVEKAEVAVILIDASESISVQDQRIITMAVEAGRAMVVAFNKWDTLDEERRYYLEREIETELAQIAWAPRVNVSARTGRHMEKLVPAIETALAGWETRIPTGRLNAFLGEIVASHPHPIRGGKQPRILFGTQAGIKPPRFVLFASGFLEHGYRRFVERRLREEFGFEGTPIHISVRVREKRGRKK
- a CDS encoding lysophospholipid acyltransferase family protein, which translates into the protein MYGLWKPRVLGAWRVPAAGPVILAVNHSHMIDGPMLMGTAPRPVHFLIKKEAFVGLLDPFLLGMGQVKVDRTTADRAAITNALGVLEAGGVLGIFPEGTRGEGDFASLRAGLAYFAVRSGAPIVPAAVLGSTERRGRLIRAMPPLRSKVDVVFGDAFEAGDGSGRRTRTALDDATVRIQERLTAHLENAKRLTGR
- the cmk gene encoding (d)CMP kinase, with the translated sequence MSDTVESVIVAIDGPSGTGKSSTSKAVAAALGLSYLDTGAQYRAITWWMISNGVDTQDAAAIATAAGKPVIVSGTDPAEPTITVDGEDTSAAIRTQAVTSKVSAVSAVPEVRALITELQRSIAAAAEKGIVVEGRDIGTTVLPDADLKIFLTASPEARAARRSGEIKGADVAATREALIKRDAADSSRKTSPLAKADDAVEVDTTALTLQQVIECVVSLVEEKRSATDNAEKRAAR
- a CDS encoding prephenate dehydrogenase: MRTAVVIGTGLIGTSAALALAGRGVAVHLVDHDPERARTAAALGAGTDEPPEGRVDLAIVAVPPAYVATALAEAMRAGIARGYLDVASVKGGPRRELEALGLDLSPYIGSHPMAGKERSGPLAGTADLFEGRPWVLTPTRDTDTEVLNLALELISFCRAVPVVMDADAHDRAVALVSHTPQLISSMVAARLEEADETAVRLCGQGIRDVTRIAASDPRMWVEILSANPGPVADVLAGVAADLDETVQALRALQSSDESKRQDGAEGIEDVLRRGNAGRTRVPGKHGAAPTTYEIVAVLISDQPGELARIFADAGRAGVNIEDVRIEHATGQQAGLVQLMVEPTAATVLSASLRERGWSLRL
- the aroH gene encoding chorismate mutase, which produces MAVRAVRGAVQLERDEAGHMDEQVSELLTAILERNGLGADDLISVWFTATPDLRSDFPAAAARRLGIVDVPLICAQELDIVGAMPRVVRILAHVESELPKSKIAHVYLGAAAALRKDIAQ
- a CDS encoding DUF952 domain-containing protein, giving the protein MLFHVVPVDEWTADVERPYTPASLTTEGFVHCSPDEPTALAIADGPYRDAPDLLVLLIDERRLGAEVRWEGSEDMLFPHVYGPIERAAVTTVMAVRRDADGRARELTPWA